Proteins from a genomic interval of Rosa chinensis cultivar Old Blush chromosome 2, RchiOBHm-V2, whole genome shotgun sequence:
- the LOC112184350 gene encoding uncharacterized protein LOC112184350, giving the protein MVKTDFGPFPKPEQLREKKYYKLHNMWNHNTADCVKLKDQIQIWLNNGSLQVEAPKIAAALVDLDPFPDTGINMVDVAWGEKDQQNQSPDHAAKDLKKVGDKVMKRESKTRLPIVLFSRCKEECDTQALDEETSQTTALDLCRQYD; this is encoded by the coding sequence atggtgaaaaccgACTTCGGCCCATTTCCCAAACCAGAGCAGCTAAGGGAGAAGAAATACTACAAACTCCATAATATGTGGAATCATAATACAGCCGATTGTGTTAAGCTGAAGGATCAGATCCAAATCTGGTTAAATAACGGTAGTTTGCAAGTAGAGGCACCGAAAATAGCAGCAGCGTTGGTGGACCTAGATCCCTTCCCAGATACCGGCATCAACATGGTGGACGTGGCATGGGGTGAAAAAGATCAGCAGAATCAAAGTCCAGACCATGCTGCTAAGGATTTGAAAAAGGTTGGAGACAAAGTCATGAAGCGGGAATCCAAGACTCGTTTACCCATCGTCCTATTCTCGCggtgcaaggaagaatgtgacACTCAAGCCCTAGATGAGGAAACATCCCAGACGACAGCTTTGGATCTCTGCCGCCAATACGATTAG